Part of the Candidatus Baltobacteraceae bacterium genome is shown below.
TTCGCGCCAGATCTATCGCAGCATGCCGATCGGAACGGCGATGCCTTCGGCCGAGCAGCTTGCGGTCGTTTCGCATCACATGGTGGACTTTCTCGATCCCTGCGACCGGTATTCGGCCGCGCGCTACGTCGAGGATGCGATGGCGGCGGTCGAGGAGATCCGCCGGCGCGGCAAACGCGTCATCATCGCGGGCGGAACGGGTTTCTACATTCGCTCCCTGCTCGGACGCGTGGAGCTCGCGCCGGAATACGACGAAGCGCTGCGCGGCCGTCTGGCAGCCGAAGCACGTTCGCATCCGCCGGAGTTTTTGCACGCATGGCTCTCGGTGCACGACAGGGAGCGCGCCGCCGCACTCGATCCCGCCGACACGTATCGGGTGCTTCGCGCCTTAGAAGTCGCCCTTATCTGTCATCCTGAGCGTAGGCGCGAAGCGCCGAAGTCGAAGGGCAGGCGAAACCTAGTCACGGCAGGCGTTTCAGCGCTCCTCGTTTTTCTCGACTTGCCGCTCGATGTGCTCGACGAGCGCATTGCGGCGCGTGCGGATCGTATGCTCGGGCGCGGGTTCGTCGAAGAGGCCGAGCGCGTCGGTGCCGGTGCCGTCGCCGCCGACGCGGTGGGCTACCCTCAAGCGCTCGCCTTTGGACGTGGTTGGATCACCGAGCGCGAACTCCGCACGCTGCTCGTTCGAGCGACCCGGCGCTACGCGCGCCGCCAGCGCGCGTGGTTCCGCGGAGAGCGCGAAACGCTATGGCTGCAGCCCAACGCCGTGGAACGCGCCGTACGGGAGAATCTCGGGTGGTCTCCGAAGGCAACCTAACTATGCCCGCGGGTCTTCAGGACGCGTTCCTTGCCGAGTGTAAGCGGCAGGGTTCGACCGTGACCGTGTACCTGGTCAACGGCTTTCAGCTTCGCGGAGTCGTCAAAGGGTTCGACCCCTTTACGGTGCTCCTGGAGTACGAACGCAAGACGCACTTGATTTACAAGCACGCGATTTCGACGATCTCCCCGGTCGCCGCCGTAACCGTCAGCGGCAACGACGCGGGCGTCGGGGCCAACGGCGCCGAGGTCAGCGAGCCGACCTGACATGACGCCCGTCACGAAGATGCACGGGGCACGCAACGACTTCATCGTTCTGGACCACCGCACTAGCCCTATCGACGATTTGCCCGCGTTCGCGCGCTGGGGGTGCGACCGCCGCGCCGGCATAGGCGGCGACGGACTCATCGTTATCGACCAGTCGGCGGTCGCCGACGTGCGCATGCGCATCTTCAACGCCGACGGCAGCGAGGCGGAGATGTGCGGCAACGGCATTCGCTGCGCTGCGCGCTGGCTCGAAGAGGCCGGTGAAGGCGATCGCCTGCGATTCGAAACGCTCGCCGGAGTCGTCGAGACGTCGGTCGTCGCGCGCGAACCCGAGTACCTCGTGCGTGCGGCAATCGGCGCTCCACGCGTGCGACCCGAACCGGTGCGTTTTATGGACGACGCGCGCTTCGTCGACGTGGGCAATCCGCACGTCGTCCTCTTTCGCGAGCGCGTCGACGACGTCGATCTGACGATGGTCGCGACGCGCATGCAAGCGATGGAGGGCTTGTCCAACGGAACCAACGTGCACCTCGCCGCCCTCGAGGAGAAGAACGTGTTGCGCGTACGGCACTGGGAACGCGGCGTCGGACTGACGATGGCGTGCGGCACCGGCGCGGTCGCGTGCGCGGCGGCGGCGATCGACCGAAATTTGGTCGAGTCACCGGTGGACGTTCTCGTTCCGGGCGGCCGGCTCGTCGTCGAGTGGAACGGAGCGGGTCAAGCGTTTCTTACCGGTCCGGCGGTGCGGGTCTTCGACACCGCGGTCCGCGTCGAAGCAGGAGCCGTCATCTGATTGGACTTCCGTACTGCGATCGCGAAGGACGGATCTATTACGACGAAGAGGTCGAGCCGCTAGCCGACGGCGGCATCGTTCGTCGCGCATCGATGAACGAACTCATCCCCGCGCCCCCCGGCATCGTGCAAATGATCTTACCCGAGCGCAGACCATTGCTGCGAGATTGTCATCCTGAGCGTAGCGCCGCAGGCGCGAAGTCGAAGGGCAGGCGTATCTACCCGTTAGCAGTCGCACTCCCCGCCGGCTACACGCGATTGTTGCTTCCGGCCTACGAAGAGCTTCCGGACGCACCGCCGCTGCCGCTGTTCGGGTACACGTTTGCCTGCGTGGTCGACGACGAGCTGTACGTCGGTGCGATGAAGACCGACGAATCCGAAGATTGGCAGCCGCGGTACTTTGCCGAGGGCGAGCTCGAAGCGATAATCGAGCGCCGGCTGTCGCGCGATCCGGAGAACGGCGTGCTGCGACAGGTTGCGCTCTGCTCGCGCGACTACGGCTGCTTTACGGCGCAAAACGTCTTTCTCGAACGCGGCGAAGCCGCGCTTCCGGTTTCGCCCAAGTGCAACGCGCGGTGCGTCGGCTGCATCTCCGAACTCGAAC
Proteins encoded:
- the miaA gene encoding tRNA (adenosine(37)-N6)-dimethylallyltransferase MiaA, with translation MSDGVLVLAGATASGKTALAVELALRFDAEIVGADSRQIYRSMPIGTAMPSAEQLAVVSHHMVDFLDPCDRYSAARYVEDAMAAVEEIRRRGKRVIIAGGTGFYIRSLLGRVELAPEYDEALRGRLAAEARSHPPEFLHAWLSVHDRERAAALDPADTYRVLRALEVALICHPERRREAPKSKGRRNLVTAGVSALLVFLDLPLDVLDERIAARADRMLGRGFVEEAERVGAGAVAADAVGYPQALAFGRGWITERELRTLLVRATRRYARRQRAWFRGERETLWLQPNAVERAVRENLGWSPKAT
- the hfq gene encoding RNA chaperone Hfq, with product MPAGLQDAFLAECKRQGSTVTVYLVNGFQLRGVVKGFDPFTVLLEYERKTHLIYKHAISTISPVAAVTVSGNDAGVGANGAEVSEPT
- the dapF gene encoding diaminopimelate epimerase — protein: MTPVTKMHGARNDFIVLDHRTSPIDDLPAFARWGCDRRAGIGGDGLIVIDQSAVADVRMRIFNADGSEAEMCGNGIRCAARWLEEAGEGDRLRFETLAGVVETSVVAREPEYLVRAAIGAPRVRPEPVRFMDDARFVDVGNPHVVLFRERVDDVDLTMVATRMQAMEGLSNGTNVHLAALEEKNVLRVRHWERGVGLTMACGTGAVACAAAAIDRNLVESPVDVLVPGGRLVVEWNGAGQAFLTGPAVRVFDTAVRVEAGAVI